A genome region from Alicyclobacillus acidocaldarius subsp. acidocaldarius DSM 446 includes the following:
- the sigI gene encoding RNA polymerase sigma factor SigI: protein MGVLPFRGRSLDERNELARLLQSAKAGNAHARNELIALYIPFILRIASQTAKRYIDPHADDEYSVSLAAFNEAIDRYQDERAASFLTFAETVIRRRLVDFFRAQRQHRARLRPWSEFDQADEDDHVSNWVEVASSIAEHQRREEAAMRAYEIEEYARRLEEFGLSFRELVDLSPKHEDARRNALLCAHAIASDPELVAYVYRRKALPLRQVEERVRVSRKTLERQRKYILAMVLLLSGDFPMLKSFLLRAEGD, encoded by the coding sequence GTGGGCGTTCTCCCGTTTCGCGGAAGGTCGTTAGACGAACGAAACGAGTTGGCCCGCTTGCTCCAAAGTGCGAAAGCCGGAAACGCGCACGCGCGCAATGAGCTCATCGCCCTGTACATACCTTTTATCCTGCGCATCGCGTCGCAAACGGCCAAGCGGTATATCGATCCGCACGCGGATGACGAGTACAGCGTGTCGCTGGCGGCATTCAACGAGGCCATCGATCGATATCAGGATGAGCGCGCGGCGTCATTTCTGACCTTTGCGGAAACCGTGATCCGGCGGCGCCTCGTCGATTTCTTTCGAGCGCAGCGCCAACATCGCGCGCGCCTCCGCCCGTGGAGCGAGTTTGATCAGGCCGACGAGGACGATCACGTCTCGAACTGGGTCGAGGTGGCGTCCTCCATTGCGGAACATCAGCGCCGGGAAGAGGCCGCCATGCGGGCGTACGAGATCGAAGAGTACGCTCGTCGTCTGGAAGAGTTCGGGTTGTCGTTCAGGGAGTTGGTCGATCTCTCGCCCAAGCACGAGGACGCGCGCAGAAACGCCCTCCTGTGCGCCCATGCGATTGCGTCCGATCCCGAACTCGTGGCGTACGTGTATCGGCGCAAGGCGCTGCCGCTGCGCCAGGTGGAGGAGCGGGTCCGCGTATCGCGCAAGACGCTCGAACGCCAGCGCAAGTACATTCTCGCCATGGTTCTCTTGTTGTCCGGTGACTTTCCCATGTTGAAGTCGTTTCTTCTCAGGGCGGAAGGGGATTGA
- the ruvB gene encoding Holliday junction branch migration DNA helicase RuvB has protein sequence MDERLISAEWMREDAQLDTIRPRFLDDYIGQRAAVENLRIFIQAAKERGEPLDHVLLYGPPGLGKTSLAMIIANELGVQIRVTSGPAIERAGDLAAILTNLQPGDVLFIDEIHRLSPSVEEVLYPAMEDFAIDIVIGKGPSARSVRLDLPPFTLIGATTRAGLLSHPLRDRFGVMLHLDYYPVRDLAEIVKRNARILQLSITEDGCAEIARRARGTPRIANRLLKRVRDIAQVAGWPEIDAARAAEALAQLHVDPLGLDATDKRILEAAMDKFGGGPVGLDTLAAAVGEEPSTLEDVYEPYLLQIGFLKRTPRGRVVMPSAYRHLGRAVPSG, from the coding sequence ATGGACGAGCGATTGATTTCTGCCGAATGGATGCGCGAGGACGCGCAGCTTGACACCATTCGCCCCCGTTTTCTCGACGACTACATCGGCCAGCGCGCCGCCGTGGAAAACCTGCGGATCTTCATTCAGGCCGCCAAGGAGCGCGGAGAGCCGCTCGATCACGTCCTGCTGTACGGTCCGCCCGGCCTCGGCAAGACGTCCCTCGCGATGATCATCGCCAACGAGCTCGGCGTCCAAATCCGGGTGACCTCCGGTCCGGCCATTGAGCGCGCGGGCGATCTCGCCGCCATCCTGACGAATCTGCAGCCGGGCGACGTGCTGTTCATCGACGAGATCCACCGCCTGTCGCCGAGCGTCGAAGAGGTCCTCTATCCGGCCATGGAGGACTTTGCGATTGATATCGTCATCGGCAAAGGTCCAAGCGCCCGCTCGGTGAGGCTGGATCTCCCTCCGTTCACGCTGATCGGCGCCACGACGCGCGCGGGGCTCCTGTCGCACCCGTTGCGCGACCGTTTCGGCGTGATGCTGCATTTGGACTACTATCCGGTGCGCGATCTCGCCGAGATCGTGAAACGCAACGCGCGCATTCTCCAACTCAGCATCACGGAGGACGGGTGCGCCGAGATCGCCCGCCGAGCGCGGGGAACGCCGCGAATTGCGAATCGGCTGCTGAAGCGGGTGCGCGATATCGCGCAGGTCGCGGGCTGGCCCGAGATCGACGCGGCGAGGGCCGCAGAGGCGCTCGCGCAACTGCACGTGGATCCCCTGGGGCTCGACGCTACCGACAAGCGGATCCTGGAGGCGGCGATGGACAAGTTCGGCGGGGGCCCGGTCGGGCTCGACACGCTCGCGGCCGCGGTCGGCGAGGAGCCCTCGACGCTCGAGGACGTGTACGAACCGTACTTGCTCCAGATCGGCTTCTTGAAGCGGACCCCGCGCGGCCGCGTCGTCATGCCGTCCGCCTACCGCCACCTGGGGCGCGCCGTGCCTTCAGGCTGA
- the ruvA gene encoding Holliday junction branch migration protein RuvA has translation MIAFLRGRVAFLGPGYVDLDVRDVGYRVHVCDRTQAALNLGDTAFLYTHHHVREDGWALYGFETIEERALFERLVAVSGIGPKLALQVIGAAGVGEIVAAILAEDAESLSRLPGIGRKLASRLVVELREKLDDLAPAALRAPAPASSPQGSAAEDAVSALVALGYRPREAEEAVSAVGRGRQSVEDTIKAALTYLYARDARTEPLSQP, from the coding sequence GTGATCGCTTTCTTGCGGGGGCGCGTGGCGTTCCTCGGTCCGGGTTATGTCGATCTCGACGTGAGAGACGTGGGCTACCGCGTGCACGTGTGCGACCGCACACAGGCGGCGCTGAACCTCGGTGACACCGCATTCTTGTATACACACCATCATGTGCGCGAGGACGGCTGGGCGCTGTACGGCTTCGAGACAATCGAGGAACGGGCCCTGTTTGAACGCCTGGTGGCGGTGTCCGGGATTGGACCCAAGCTGGCGCTTCAGGTCATTGGCGCCGCAGGCGTGGGCGAGATCGTCGCGGCCATCCTGGCGGAGGACGCCGAAAGCTTGAGTCGCCTGCCTGGCATCGGCCGCAAACTCGCGAGTCGGTTGGTCGTGGAGTTGCGCGAGAAGCTCGACGACTTGGCGCCCGCTGCCTTGCGCGCCCCCGCTCCCGCGTCTAGCCCGCAGGGCTCGGCGGCGGAGGACGCGGTGTCGGCGCTTGTCGCGCTCGGGTACCGCCCTCGGGAGGCCGAAGAGGCGGTGTCTGCGGTCGGCAGAGGCCGCCAGTCCGTCGAAGACACCATCAAGGCGGCGCTGACGTATCTGTACGCGCGAGACGCGCGAACCGAGCCGCTGTCGCAACCGTAG
- the ruvC gene encoding crossover junction endodeoxyribonuclease RuvC, which translates to MESLRILGVDPGLARLGFGIIERGPGDSLHHVAHGCIETGADTPLPERLRHIFQQLTELCRTHRPAVMAVEELFFSRNTTTAFTVGQARGVALLAGAEAGLAVMEYTPMQVKQAVTGYGRADKRQVQEMVRLLLRLTSVPKPDDAADALAVAIAHAHAGRIGELEARLAAGKRTGWVWERGRFR; encoded by the coding sequence GTGGAGTCCTTGCGCATCCTTGGCGTGGACCCGGGCTTGGCCCGGCTGGGATTCGGCATTATTGAGCGAGGGCCGGGCGATTCGCTCCACCATGTGGCGCATGGTTGCATCGAGACGGGCGCGGACACGCCTTTACCTGAGAGGCTTCGGCATATCTTTCAACAGTTGACGGAGCTCTGCCGCACACATCGGCCTGCGGTCATGGCGGTGGAGGAGCTGTTCTTCAGCCGCAATACGACGACGGCTTTCACGGTCGGCCAGGCGCGCGGCGTGGCCCTGTTGGCGGGCGCGGAGGCGGGGCTTGCGGTGATGGAATACACGCCGATGCAGGTCAAGCAGGCTGTGACAGGGTATGGTCGGGCGGACAAACGGCAGGTTCAGGAGATGGTGAGACTCCTTTTGCGGTTGACGAGCGTGCCGAAGCCTGACGACGCGGCAGACGCGCTGGCGGTCGCCATCGCGCACGCGCACGCTGGGCGCATCGGCGAGCTGGAGGCGAGACTGGCTGCAGGCAAGCGGACGGGCTGGGTGTGGGAACGGGGGCGTTTTCGGTGA
- a CDS encoding YebC/PmpR family DNA-binding transcriptional regulator yields MAGHSKWHNIQRRKGKQDAIRGQLFTKLSKDIYQAAREGGGNPETNFRLRVAIERARANNLPMENIQRTIAKATGQLEGATYEELLYEGYGPHGVALLLEILTDNRNRTAAEVRHLFRKHGGNLAESGAVAWMFQRFGEIVVPKDKVDADDLMMVALEAGAEDVIERSRTYVVKTTPDNFRAVRMSLEEKGIPYEEASLTYEASTKMDLPEEALEQVYDLVEALESLDDVQTVFTNLDTGDDEEDDE; encoded by the coding sequence ATGGCGGGACATTCGAAGTGGCACAATATTCAGCGGCGAAAGGGCAAGCAGGACGCCATTCGCGGGCAGCTGTTCACCAAGCTGTCCAAGGACATCTACCAGGCGGCGCGCGAGGGCGGCGGCAATCCCGAGACGAACTTCCGGCTGCGCGTCGCCATCGAGCGGGCGCGGGCGAACAACCTGCCCATGGAGAACATCCAGCGGACCATCGCGAAGGCGACGGGGCAGCTCGAAGGTGCCACCTACGAGGAGTTGCTCTACGAAGGGTATGGCCCGCACGGGGTGGCCCTGCTGCTCGAGATCCTCACGGACAACCGGAACCGCACGGCGGCGGAGGTTCGGCACCTGTTTCGCAAGCACGGCGGGAATCTTGCCGAATCCGGCGCGGTGGCGTGGATGTTTCAGCGGTTCGGGGAGATCGTCGTGCCCAAGGACAAGGTGGACGCGGATGACCTGATGATGGTGGCGCTCGAGGCGGGAGCCGAGGACGTGATCGAGCGATCCCGCACGTACGTCGTGAAGACGACGCCGGACAACTTCCGCGCCGTGCGGATGAGCCTCGAGGAGAAAGGGATTCCCTACGAGGAAGCGTCCCTCACGTACGAGGCGTCGACGAAGATGGATCTGCCCGAGGAGGCACTGGAGCAGGTGTACGATCTCGTCGAGGCCCTCGAGTCGCTCGACGACGTGCAGACCGTGTTCACGAATCTCGACACGGGCGACGACGAGGAAGACGACGAGTAG
- a CDS encoding NAD+ synthase, whose product MRPEIEAKLTLNPSLVTSVLTGFLRDEVTKVGFQKAVFGLSGGIDSALTAFLAAEALGRDRVHAVLMPYRTSNPQSLEDALKVVEALGIPHTIIDITAPVDAYFEQVDRVLGYEANALRRGNRMARERMVTLYDLSAAMNALVLGTSNKTELLLGYGTQFGDMASALNPIGDLYKCQVRQLAAHLGVPRSILEKAPSADLWADQTDEKELGFSYDEADEILYQWVDLRMSPDEIVSRGYPERLVRAIVERVRRNQYKRRMPIIAKLSGRTIGLDFRYLRDWGT is encoded by the coding sequence ATGAGGCCGGAGATTGAGGCGAAGCTGACGTTGAATCCTTCGCTCGTCACCTCGGTGCTGACGGGGTTTCTCCGCGACGAGGTGACGAAGGTGGGCTTCCAGAAGGCCGTGTTCGGCCTGTCTGGCGGGATCGATTCGGCGCTCACGGCGTTTTTGGCGGCGGAAGCGCTCGGGCGGGATCGTGTGCACGCGGTGCTCATGCCGTACCGGACGAGCAATCCGCAGAGCCTCGAGGACGCGCTCAAGGTCGTCGAGGCGCTCGGCATTCCGCACACGATCATCGACATCACCGCGCCCGTGGACGCCTATTTCGAGCAGGTGGACCGGGTCCTCGGATACGAGGCGAACGCGCTCCGGCGCGGCAATCGAATGGCGCGGGAGCGGATGGTCACGCTGTACGATCTGTCTGCCGCCATGAACGCACTCGTGCTTGGCACGAGCAACAAGACGGAGCTCTTGCTCGGCTACGGCACGCAGTTCGGCGACATGGCGAGCGCGCTCAATCCCATTGGGGATTTGTACAAGTGTCAGGTGCGCCAGCTGGCCGCGCACCTGGGCGTTCCGCGGAGCATTTTGGAAAAAGCGCCGAGCGCGGATCTGTGGGCGGATCAGACGGATGAGAAGGAACTCGGCTTCTCGTACGACGAGGCGGACGAGATCCTGTACCAGTGGGTGGATCTGCGGATGTCGCCGGACGAGATCGTGAGCCGCGGCTATCCGGAGCGCCTGGTGCGGGCCATCGTCGAGCGCGTCCGGCGCAATCAGTACAAGCGGCGCATGCCGATCATCGCCAAGCTGTCGGGGCGCACCATCGGCCTCGACTTTCGGTATCTGCGCGACTGGGGAACTTGA
- a CDS encoding nitrilase-related carbon-nitrogen hydrolase → MDVAWSAFRVAIAQFAPKLGDVSANLSRHLDYVNEAKRANAQVLVFPELGLTGYQTQDLTLEVARHVSHPDIQRLIQASRDLDVLFSFVEETDDCRFFVTAAYASGGRLVHRHRKLYLPTYGMFDERRYFAPGDRVRTFSAQGGQAGVLICEDAWHLSSPYLLAVQGASVIYVPASSPWRNTMAASDFGSHAFWRQLLQVYAQLCGCFFVFANRVGYEDGVHFYGGSGVMGPDGEWVAEGPASESAMVVADLDFRMVRRARYTTPLMRDERVRLVLAEMQEAVRRRSTDEAGD, encoded by the coding sequence ATGGACGTGGCTTGGTCGGCGTTCCGCGTCGCCATTGCGCAGTTTGCGCCCAAACTGGGCGACGTGTCCGCAAATTTGAGCCGGCATCTCGATTACGTGAACGAGGCCAAACGAGCGAACGCGCAGGTGCTCGTGTTTCCTGAACTCGGGCTCACCGGTTATCAGACGCAGGATCTGACGCTCGAGGTGGCGCGCCATGTGAGTCACCCCGACATTCAGCGCCTCATTCAGGCGAGCAGAGATCTGGATGTGCTGTTTTCCTTCGTCGAGGAGACGGACGACTGCCGCTTTTTTGTGACGGCGGCCTACGCGTCCGGCGGCCGCCTCGTGCACCGGCACCGGAAGCTGTACCTTCCTACATATGGAATGTTTGACGAACGCCGCTACTTTGCGCCGGGCGATCGCGTCCGCACCTTCTCCGCGCAAGGGGGACAAGCTGGCGTTTTGATCTGCGAAGACGCGTGGCATCTCTCAAGCCCTTATCTTCTCGCGGTGCAGGGCGCGTCCGTGATTTATGTGCCGGCCTCCAGCCCTTGGCGCAACACGATGGCCGCCTCCGATTTCGGTTCGCACGCCTTCTGGCGGCAGCTGCTGCAGGTCTACGCGCAGCTGTGCGGCTGCTTTTTCGTGTTCGCCAACCGCGTCGGCTACGAGGACGGCGTGCATTTTTACGGAGGCAGCGGGGTGATGGGTCCGGACGGGGAATGGGTGGCCGAGGGGCCCGCATCCGAAAGCGCGATGGTCGTGGCCGATCTCGACTTTCGGATGGTGCGGCGGGCGCGCTACACGACGCCGCTCATGCGCGATGAGCGCGTTCGCCTAGTACTCGCCGAGATGCAGGAGGCTGTGCGCAGGAGGTCGACCGATGAGGCCGGAGATTGA
- a CDS encoding phosphotransferase: MDVGEMADLVRRAYGIEADAIVHKRTVWGIVAGTSRYILKRARPQDSEERLRALADVLSHYPRLGVAAARPLETVRGTMRVSDGRGVWYYLQPWLEGRHVDASDESERLAVTRALARAQRAAPAKGALLALQTATLRDKWRAKLQLLERLKAIPVEAEIAESLHRIAARARAVYASYLDEARRPLAFCHRDLAPHNVLVGPGGSVMFIDFDHAGYDDPFSDPIQWVSHVAYLVPLCSGAYRRLWLAYAQAAELDEAELVSLVRLGAWPDIALRALAEAFRGAQSASRMWRLRYALRCEEDRARLHDAWLRELEA; the protein is encoded by the coding sequence ATGGATGTCGGTGAAATGGCCGATCTCGTCCGCCGCGCGTACGGCATTGAGGCCGACGCCATCGTGCACAAGCGCACGGTCTGGGGCATTGTCGCGGGGACGTCGCGGTATATCCTGAAGCGCGCACGTCCCCAGGACAGCGAGGAGCGCCTTCGGGCGCTCGCCGACGTCCTCAGTCACTATCCGCGCCTGGGCGTTGCCGCCGCCAGGCCCCTCGAGACGGTGCGCGGGACGATGCGCGTCTCCGACGGGCGCGGCGTGTGGTATTATCTCCAGCCTTGGCTCGAAGGCCGGCATGTCGACGCGAGCGACGAATCGGAGCGCCTTGCCGTCACACGAGCGCTGGCGCGGGCCCAGCGCGCCGCGCCGGCAAAAGGTGCGCTTCTCGCCTTACAAACCGCCACGCTGCGAGACAAATGGCGGGCGAAGCTCCAGCTCCTCGAAAGGCTCAAGGCCATCCCGGTGGAGGCCGAGATCGCCGAGTCGCTCCATCGCATCGCTGCTCGCGCCCGCGCCGTGTACGCATCCTATCTGGACGAGGCGCGTCGCCCGCTCGCCTTCTGTCACCGCGATCTCGCGCCGCACAACGTGCTCGTCGGCCCAGGCGGGAGCGTGATGTTCATCGATTTCGATCACGCCGGTTACGACGATCCATTTTCCGATCCCATTCAGTGGGTGAGCCACGTCGCGTACCTCGTTCCTCTGTGTTCCGGCGCGTATCGGCGGCTCTGGCTCGCCTACGCGCAGGCGGCGGAACTGGATGAGGCGGAGCTCGTGTCGCTCGTGAGGCTCGGCGCGTGGCCGGACATCGCGCTGCGCGCGCTCGCGGAGGCGTTTCGCGGAGCTCAATCTGCGAGCCGGATGTGGCGGCTTCGCTACGCGCTCAGGTGCGAAGAGGATCGCGCTCGCCTGCACGACGCCTGGCTGCGCGAGCTGGAAGCCTGA
- a CDS encoding LysM peptidoglycan-binding domain-containing protein, with amino-acid sequence MKKYVVKPGESLYQISRKTGVRLPLILAANPQIKNANDIAPGMTIVIPELGKGTSSKPKPKKAQPKSNKAVTKPYFGYVWPHTVQPGETWATIADRYNVTVEDLEHLNPALASRELTPGLVVYVPLGREPQMPSGVPESAPGAWMPAPGVGAEPSQLMPMEGAPDVFLGGQGHQGHLQQPPEVMPDEGVEPWNPHEAEAPAFEGQGAAGEIPGDETLLGPEYDGGPQMDQPYRRAEAMLPETDEEGWSKPFVVRVGNDG; translated from the coding sequence ATGAAAAAGTACGTGGTCAAACCAGGGGAGTCGCTGTATCAGATCAGCCGCAAGACGGGCGTGCGCCTGCCGCTCATTCTCGCCGCGAATCCGCAAATCAAGAACGCCAACGACATTGCGCCAGGCATGACCATCGTCATCCCTGAACTCGGCAAAGGGACCTCATCCAAGCCGAAGCCGAAAAAAGCGCAGCCGAAGTCGAACAAGGCCGTGACCAAACCGTATTTCGGCTACGTTTGGCCGCATACGGTGCAGCCCGGTGAGACCTGGGCCACCATCGCGGATCGCTACAACGTCACCGTGGAGGACCTCGAACACCTGAATCCCGCGCTCGCTTCCCGCGAGCTGACGCCCGGGCTTGTCGTGTATGTGCCGCTCGGCCGCGAGCCGCAGATGCCTTCCGGCGTGCCCGAATCGGCTCCGGGCGCCTGGATGCCCGCTCCCGGCGTCGGCGCTGAGCCATCCCAGCTGATGCCCATGGAAGGCGCGCCCGACGTCTTCCTCGGCGGTCAGGGTCACCAGGGGCACTTGCAGCAGCCGCCCGAAGTGATGCCCGATGAAGGCGTCGAGCCGTGGAACCCGCACGAGGCGGAAGCGCCAGCATTCGAAGGTCAGGGCGCCGCGGGCGAGATTCCAGGGGACGAAACGCTGCTTGGTCCCGAATACGACGGGGGTCCGCAGATGGATCAACCGTACAGGCGGGCGGAGGCGATGCTGCCGGAGACCGACGAAGAGGGTTGGTCCAAGCCGTTCGTCGTGCGCGTGGGGAACGATGGGTGA
- a CDS encoding sporulation protein YunB, producing the protein MPKSFVPRPGRAGRTREARAQGRRRPARRWFGFALACLAVIGLSVFWLEWRLAPMVRTASASLAARVATEALNEAMGEVLSSYPDGEDLVSIRMERGANGQAFSIVTLDMAKLAKLQSEAIHASETRLQTLRRQTLTLPVLQALSGSILAGYTATVPVSFSLVGAVHARLDADVASKGVNQVVHIVYLELTADVMTMTPLVRSPVHVTARSPVVYIIMSGPVPNVVFPGGTGATS; encoded by the coding sequence GTGCCGAAATCCTTTGTGCCTCGACCTGGGCGCGCGGGCCGAACGAGGGAGGCGCGCGCCCAGGGACGGCGCCGGCCAGCGCGCAGATGGTTCGGCTTTGCCCTTGCGTGCTTGGCGGTCATCGGCCTTTCCGTGTTTTGGCTGGAGTGGAGGCTCGCGCCGATGGTGCGCACGGCGTCGGCGTCGCTCGCCGCGCGCGTGGCCACCGAAGCGCTGAACGAGGCCATGGGCGAGGTGCTCTCGTCCTATCCGGACGGAGAAGATCTGGTCAGCATCCGCATGGAACGCGGCGCCAACGGCCAGGCGTTCTCCATCGTCACGTTGGACATGGCAAAGCTCGCCAAGCTTCAGAGCGAAGCCATCCACGCAAGCGAAACCCGCCTTCAGACCCTTCGCAGACAGACCCTCACGTTGCCCGTTCTGCAGGCGCTGTCGGGCTCCATCCTCGCGGGCTACACCGCCACGGTCCCGGTGTCCTTTTCCCTCGTCGGTGCCGTTCATGCGCGCCTCGACGCGGATGTCGCCTCGAAAGGCGTGAATCAAGTCGTGCACATCGTCTACCTCGAGCTCACCGCCGATGTCATGACGATGACCCCCCTCGTCCGATCGCCCGTGCATGTGACGGCGAGATCGCCCGTCGTGTATATCATCATGAGCGGCCCCGTGCCGAACGTCGTCTTTCCCGGCGGAACCGGTGCCACCTCGTAG
- the tyrS gene encoding tyrosine--tRNA ligase has protein sequence MAVETVLTPDQEAEVARQLAIIRRGTAEIVPEDELVQKLRESVRTGRPLRVKLGIDPTSSDIHLGHTVVLHKLRQFQDLGHQVFLVIGSFTGQIGDPTDKAETRKQLSAEEVAENAKTYVAQLYKILDPEKTQVVYNGDWLAPLDFAQVIRLASTITVARMLEREDFQKRFQDNRPIHVHEFFYPLMQAYDSVHLRADVELGGTDQKFNLLMGRHLQREFGQPMQVAVMLPLLEGLDGVNKMSKSLGNYIGVNEEPNNMFGKLMSVPDSLLFKYYELLSLRPQDEIEAMRREVEAGRMNPRDAKMQLAEELVERFLGPEARREAVEHWRTVFQKGGLPDDIPERRVAGEAQWIVKWLVDLGLAQSNSDARRAIQEGAVRLNGNKVTDMDVQYRPQDGDVLQRGKRQFVRLRTE, from the coding sequence GTGGCAGTGGAGACCGTGTTGACTCCGGACCAGGAGGCAGAAGTGGCACGCCAACTGGCGATCATTCGGCGCGGGACGGCCGAGATCGTCCCGGAGGACGAATTGGTGCAGAAGCTGAGGGAGTCCGTGCGGACCGGAAGGCCGCTGCGCGTGAAGCTCGGCATCGATCCGACATCGTCCGACATTCATCTGGGCCACACCGTGGTGCTGCACAAGTTGCGCCAGTTTCAGGATCTCGGGCACCAGGTCTTCCTCGTGATCGGGAGCTTCACGGGCCAGATTGGAGATCCCACTGACAAGGCGGAGACACGCAAGCAGCTTTCGGCGGAAGAAGTGGCCGAGAATGCGAAGACGTACGTGGCACAGTTGTACAAGATCCTCGATCCGGAAAAGACGCAGGTCGTGTACAACGGGGATTGGCTCGCGCCGCTCGATTTCGCGCAGGTCATTCGCCTCGCGTCGACCATCACCGTGGCCCGCATGCTCGAGCGAGAGGACTTTCAAAAGCGGTTCCAGGACAATCGCCCCATTCACGTTCATGAGTTTTTCTATCCGCTCATGCAGGCGTACGACTCGGTCCATCTGCGCGCGGACGTGGAATTGGGAGGAACGGATCAGAAGTTCAACCTGCTCATGGGTCGCCACCTTCAGCGCGAGTTCGGCCAGCCCATGCAGGTGGCCGTGATGTTGCCTCTGTTGGAGGGGCTGGACGGCGTCAACAAGATGTCGAAGAGCCTCGGCAACTATATTGGCGTGAATGAGGAGCCCAACAACATGTTCGGCAAGCTGATGTCCGTGCCGGACAGCTTGCTGTTTAAGTACTACGAATTGTTGTCGCTCCGGCCTCAGGACGAGATCGAGGCGATGCGCAGGGAGGTCGAAGCCGGGCGCATGAACCCGCGCGACGCCAAGATGCAGCTCGCCGAGGAGCTCGTCGAGCGCTTTCTTGGGCCAGAGGCGCGGCGGGAAGCCGTGGAACACTGGCGCACCGTCTTCCAAAAAGGCGGCCTGCCGGACGACATCCCCGAACGGCGGGTGGCCGGCGAGGCGCAGTGGATCGTCAAGTGGCTCGTGGACCTTGGCCTTGCCCAATCGAACAGCGACGCTCGCCGCGCCATCCAGGAGGGCGCCGTTCGCCTCAATGGAAATAAAGTGACCGACATGGATGTTCAGTACCGCCCACAGGACGGAGACGTCCTCCAGCGGGGCAAGCGGCAATTTGTGCGGCTGCGTACGGAATGA